The window tagttagtgggacgtaaagcaaatagcattataatACCTCTGAGTCAAATATCGGGGAAAATGCTCAGTAATCACAATATGACTGATGGTTTTTTTTTCAGTACACGTGAGGCAGAATTATTTGCCTAAGTAATATTCCCGTTTCGCAGACTGTATACCtgtttcaaaatgtatttttaaagaaTCGTATTTTTAAAAAGTTAATAGGTAAGAATGGTTGATGTTAAAATTCCTTTACAAACGTCTCGTTCTTTCTGAACTTTTCCAAATTGACTTAGATAGCACtatgtatggatttagcccagttaaGCCTATACggtcggatacctttcctgacgccaacccattgTGGAGGGATGCactcactattgcgtttttctgtggtgagTGTTAATGTGATGTGTTTTACATAAATGAAGAGGTGTATCGAATAACACAAGCATTCAGCCCGGAGTTCTAGTtcgcggttaaaatctccgatccgtaACAGGTACCGTACCCGAGGCCCTCCAAACCAAAGGCTAGTATGGTGACCATTCAGCAAAACTGCTGGAAAGACGCGTTTTAGAACGCTGCTACCTTTAAATACCAGTACTTAACAAAAATACACTTTAAGAATGACACTTGCCACCTAATCTGTTAAAGAactatttaaaaatagtttttacttgagtccgccttgtcaatacaccttataacgATAGAAAACTATTTTACCATACACgtttcgggaaaatcatccattcccttcatcagtaatATCAGTTCCATCATtgtaaagtgtattgacaaggcggactcaagtaaaaacTATGTTAAATCATTCTTTAAACATTCAGACAATACAGGATCAAACATAATACCTATAATGGTTAAGTTAATCAACTTACCACGTAGTCAGTATACCCAtgaccacctccaccaccaccgccTCCATGACCTCCATTTCCTCCGTGACCTCCATGTCCTCCATGTCCACCGTGACCTCCATGTCCACCATGACCTCCATGTCCTCCGCCGCCACCGCCATGTCCATCAGAAACGTGGACCTCCTGAGCATCACCTTCTACTGGGCCATGGAAATAGGCGAAAGAATGTGCATgaccgcctcctcctccgccgccatgaccgccaccacctcctcctccatgACCTCCAGCATTAACGCTAAGGTACGCTGATGTAAGGAGCGCAATCAGCGCAAGTATCTAGGGAaagaataaacattaaaattatatcGATGACACTGGGTTTTTGGGAGCTTAATGAATATTGATCCCGTTcgtctgttttgtttttttttttcgagatAATTCCGGTTTTCATTGAAGTGTAAGTTGCTATAAATTTCGTCGAAGAGTGGACAGAACCAGATAAAAATCATTCAATATGACTCGGTCATTTTATCACTGTACTTGGAATTATGTGTTAAGTAGCTCTGAAATCGTGAAGAAGTCTACACCGAATTAGAATTGATCGTTAAGTTCATTGCTGAAGGCAGAATGGATTCTTGGAGGACCAATTCGTCTGCAGGAAAAAAGGCTGGTTTCATGTACCTAAGGTGATGTAAAATGAACAAATTTTATTTCTCTCCTAGCCTTTTGTCAGTCAGGTGCGGTGGCACTAATGGAAATTAAggccagttttacggacggatgcccttcctgacacagacattatatggaggaatgtattgaCAATTTCGTGTTTGTGAGGATTTCGGCGGACGCGGTTAAAATTCTAAGCCTgatcgagaatcgaactcgggaccctctgaagagAACGCCACtgccctgaccattcagccaaagagccggacatataatcctttaaaatactgtattctgTTTTAGCTTCGGATTAGTAAACAATCTTAGCCTGGAGCAGTAAACCCGTACTTTTCCATTAAAAAAATAGATACAGCTTATATAACCAGACTAATACGGATTAATTTGAAATTCAGAACTAGAactggctgagtggctgagacggttgaggcgcaggccttctgaccccatcttggtaggttcgatcctggctcagtccggtggtatttaaagatgctcaaatacgtcagcctcgtgtcagtatatgttctggcatgtaaaagaactgcgtgataaaattccgacacctcggcgtctccgaaaaccgtgaaaatagatactgggacgtaaagcaaataacattataagaaTGAGAACTGGTCTACAGTTCTATATTACCTTCACTGAAGCCATACTTGTCGCTGTGGTTTGTGTTGGATGACTGTCGACAAAGCCTTCAGAGACGGCGCTATTTATACCGAGATCAATTCTCAACAGTTCACAAGGAATAGAATAGATTGAATTACACACGTTAAGTGAAGTGTAGAAACTTTTTCACTGCTCTTCGTGTTAGTGACATCAGCAGTGGGAGTTTTAATTACCGTGAACTCTCTATGACACTGAGTACGATCTCCCCGCTGTTAAGACAACATTCTAGAGTAATCTAATCGATAGCATCTTTGATCTAAAGAGTACATTTCTTTGCGCTAAACGGTTGGCCGTAGCACACGTCAGGACGGATTCGCCTTAACACTACAGAAGAACTGACGAGTTATTTAGACTTTTTATCTTTGCTGACGGCCTTAATATGACAGGATTTTTAAAATGTCTTACTTTTCATTTGTCTCTAAATCTACCCATTTTAAATTTCATACAAATAACAGAAATTAAGTTCTTGATAATTTTACCTTTAagaggagtcatgactgaaatataGCAGTTTTTGACCAAAAgttcgaattttcaattttaaccctgAAAATTCCCCGTATCTTCCAAATTCAAATCCCATTATTCGTATTTTCCTAACGCCATTTAAAGTTCTAAATGCCTGATTTATACAGTGGCGGTTAGCCCCTTTCTCTGGCGCTGTCGGACAAAATTAACTTGAGGTGTTTTGGACAACCATTTCAAAAATCTTTGGAATTTATCTACGTCGTAGTAGGCCTACGATGTGCGTAAGAGGGGAAGACATCTAAAGGTGTAATTTACAGaccagggcagttttaaagcatgTATGCTCCTTAACTTTCAATCTCTTTTATCTACCTtaaatatatttattgaacgaatcaacgactccccacaattacgggttgccacaatggacaaagtaaagcgtaACAGGATACAAAATGAAATATAGCGGTAATACGGATTTTtaaaattatggaggtccgaataAATGAGATTTCAGGGTATGTACAGATctacgtatggtggtggtaactattcttttaATGCTGTTACTAGTCAGGTCGAACTTCTTCCATAATTCTATGAACAatgcaggtattgtgccacgagcaccaaccattaggccgataatctctacttcaatCAGCTGGTACCGTATTTATTTTTGCAGAACGGTATGGTGGGCGCGTAGAAGTTCttcttttcaagatgaacttcaatACACtagccgacatggtgctcgaatcggatggtcggatcgaaAATGAAGCTTTTCTTGCCTTTATCTTTAAAGGAAAGGTAAGGGTAAAGgaatattctgcccgaaggcaggtccgtacctccgcagaggtgtgcctgagcgggAGTTTACGTACATCTCTAAAGGCAATTATGTCATTTCGTCTAGTACATCCTGtcgtgccgggatgagtggctcagacggttaaggcgctggccttctaaccacaacttggcaggttcgatcctggctcagtccggtggtatttgaaggtgctcaaatacgacagccccgtgtcggtagatttactggcacgtaaaagaactcctgcgggactaaattccggcacctcggcgtctccgaagaccttaaagagtagttagtgggacgtaaaacaaataacattattattattacatcctgtCGTAGACAAACCATGGACTTCTCCATGTACATGGAAGCTTTTTACTACGGAGTTCTTTCGCAATCCGTGGATTTTCATAAAATGCTCCTTATGAGAGAAgtcttatcggattcacctgaaattttctgagaatgtctgaatatatacaggaattaaaagtaagTTAATTCTGCAAACCTTCAAATTTTTACTCCTGCAATAGAACGATACTTGATTTTTgtctattgaatgaataatgaacAATATTGTAACaaatatatctccaatagtttgCAGGTGACTGCAAAATCGGGATTTGGTCTGAAATATGGTCATTTTTCTAAGTCTGCAAAATTGTAGCGCAAAATAAATGAAAACCGTCgcacaaggagcattttccatgcaacaaataataataaaaatatgttgtATGTGCTTGCGtgttaaatttggttttgataagtggcAAATTGAAGAAGTTAGTCATTTCTCTGATGATTCCCCTTGGACTGCACGGTCAGTTTGATCCAGATCTTTGTACTAGTGTATGCAAttggaatatatttttatttcacctGGTAATCGTATAGAATGTTAGTCCACCTtcatggctgagtggttagcgtgctggcatttccAAGGTTCCCGATTCGATTCGTGCCCGGGTCAGGGAATTCTGGCCTGAATGCTAAATTCCATTGGTTCGGGGACTGACTGTTCTTGTGTGTCCTAGCGTTCATTTGAGACTCATCACGTCTGCGGAGGTTAGCGACAGGGAGGGCATTCACTTGTAATATATGTGCTAAGTCCGAAGTTCACCTCTCAATACAACTCCAGCCCCTTCCGACGAAGGAAATAGAGCCGGGAGATAAATCATATAAAATATTTGTTTGCATCAGTTCGGAAtcatattatatttcatttattttccaacAATATAACAGTTCACATCAATAGAAAATATTTCATTGTTGCCGCAGTACACTCATTCATTTTATGTTTCAGTCTTGTAGTGGCAAGTTCATTTTAACGTTCACAGTTTTGTAATAGTTTATAAACTGTACATATGGTTTGAAATCAGAGCTAAACGGCAGTATTTGAAGACTGAGGAAGATTCAATACGTGCTTTACATGACATTGTTAGCGATTCGTCTGCAAGCAGTAATGGTGATACTCGTAGGTCAGATGGTGAAGATGAAGACTATGTGCCTAATGAAAAGATGAGTAGGAACAGACATTAGATCAACAAGTGGAGATGAAAGTAGTGAAAGAGAAACAGATTAATCTCTCTTTTTACATGCCAAAGCTCCTTCAATCGCATTTCCTTTTCAAGGATGTTGTAATGAACGAATTGTAAGAGCTACTTCAGGAAGAGGACAATTTCGGTCTGCAAATTTTCCTTTAGGTCTTGTAGAACAAGCTGCATGTTGAGCGCTTTGGGGAGTCATCCCTCGTTGATACGATACCGCTGGTTGACACCGAAACCAGAACGTTCTTCGACAAAACAGTGGGCCAACAACATACGCTAAAAGACATATCTCTCAGAATGATGTAGGCAGTGCCTTGCGTCCTCTGATAACTGTGTTCTGAAACATATTGAAAATTGTACCGAAGAGGAGGCAAGATTGAAGACGGGTGACGCAATATCGTCTATCACTCTGGAGGAAATAGATGCCTTCTGTGCAGTATTGTATGCTAGTGGTGCATGTAGAAGGATATCGGTTCCGAGGAGGAGTCTGTGGAATAAAACGTGGAGTGTGCCCTTCTTCTCTGAAATGATGCGAGGGGACCGGGTTACAGAAATCTTGAAGTAGGCATACCTCAGATATGACAACAAAGTGACCTGAAGACAGCGTTTGACTACCTACAGATAAGTTTTCCCGTGCATCTCAGGTATGGAATccttccatataaaactgtattgtTTCTTTCCACCCAGGTCCAAATCTTAGCGCCGATGACAGTTATTTCCATTCAaagggctccatggctaaatggttagcgtgctggcctttggcgacaggggtcccgggttcgattcccggtagggtcgggaattttaaccatcattggttaatttcgctggcacgaggactgggtgtatgtgtcgtcttcatcataatttcatcttcatcccgacgtgaaggtcgcctacgggcgtcaaatcaaaagacctgcacttggcgagccgaacatgtcttcggacactcccggcactaaaaaagccatacgccatttcatttcattttccattcAAAGGTAGGTGTCCATTCTTGCAGTACGGTGCTAGTAAGTCAGATAAATAGGGCATTAAGTTTTGTCTAGTTGTTGCTGTAGACACGTAATATGTGTGCAAAAGTTTTCCATATACAGTACAGGCAAAGAAGCTAAAAGACTGCTCATAAATCATTTGGTGAGAAAGTAATTCTCCGTTTGATAACTCGATTCACTGGGAAACGTCTAAATGTGACTGCTGATAACGTTTGCGCATCATCAAAACTTGCAGATAAGCTAAAGGTTCAGTCAACTACATGGAGCGGTTTTTGGTTGTGGAGATCTTCCCTTTCAAGCCTAGTCAGATTTTAAACAGGCCAAGAATTATCTGCAAGTATTATGTCAAATTTGTATACCCCGATATTAATTTCAGCTGCTAAATGGATGTGAAAAGAGTTCGGGGCAGTCAcaaaatatacactcatgttcataaaaagcagaacacactgaaagactagagataggaagttcatattcacaggacatgttcattagtatgttctgcagaaacgattagcatttcagtcacctttgttcagcatgtgtcctgttgccaagTATgctctgggtcctccatgggcactggtaacttgttccatgcgtgaaggCTTCGACTCGTGTAAGGCGTGAAAGGCGTCGTGGGGTATAGCcctccatgctgcattcacctggttccacagttcatctttggtggtgggcattgggtcacagcgccgcaccagtTAATAATGAAGAGTTACTTGAAAGTATACCATTTTCCGTTCCTCTTAAGTCTGGCAGATTAAAGAATttaatttacattaagaaatgccacacacaagcccataagaattctcctcttaatgaaATTCCGTAACTttgtaataaattaaatacatataatttgggTATCTTTTTCATGAATCAAACCAACTTTGAATTGGCGTGCGATACTTTCCTATAATGCACATACTGTATAACATTATCTTCGTTTTGTGTAGGCCCTATATTGCAAAAGACAATTCTcatgattgatccgtattgaaactgACTATGAACAAATTATCACCAAAAATAACGTATTCtgttatcaccacctattcaatacaagccacgtactacgtggatgaaatctacataatactatgtaCAGTTCTCGGGGAGATGTTTCGCCCgtttttaagggcatcttcagccagtaggtaaccttaaggtcaaatgtctgaaacattatctattgggacctttcccatcgtCTCCCATGGCTCATGGAACCATGTGACAACACTCGTGTATCCCTTCCGGGTCATGAACTCATGGGATCACGCTCCACAGAAAAatgacagtcaagggaccttttttgCCTGGTGACAATGCCGCCTCATCGGGATTTTAATAACTAATCCACTCACATCAGGCGACAAATGCCCTTTACAGCATAGCGAGGTCTTCTGCTACTCTCCCGTTCTAAAAATGTGAGCACAAGCCTCTCGAGGGCGCTGTACGTTCGCGGCTATGAACTATAATCatcttacaactaacttataggcataaaatgaacggaagaggtcaGGATGCTAATATCAGCGAAAATAGGCACGAAtaaaattttctaaacatttaattAACTCTCGTTAAATCTACAACCTTGTTTATCAAATTTAAattacatttaccgagctcgatagctgcagtcgcttaagtgcggccagtatccagtaatcgggagatagtgggttcgagccccactgtcggcagccctgaaaatggttttccgtggtttcccattttcacgccaggcaaatgccggggttgtaccttaaggccacggccgcttccttccacttcctaggcctttcctatcccatcgtcgccataagacatatctgagtcggtgcgacgtaaagcaaatagcaagaaagaaattacattcattaatttcaaattACAGCAACGGGCAATCAGGTCCGTGCTGTCACTCAAGTGAACATTAGATCCACATCTTTATACAAGTCTTTAAGTGGTCTACTAACATTACGCTGCTGTATTTAATACCAGAACAAATCACATATTCAAATTAAGCACTTGAGCGCTACATCATTTACTTCCAGACAACTCGGAGAAAATTGAGTTGCCTTCCTAAGGTCTTCATTGTTTAAATTGTTTTCGATGTTTATTAACCAGATTATTTTAACTGTTGAGTACGATAAACAATATTATAACAAACCTTACTTATTTACAGTGAGGAGCTATTACCTTACGAATATACATATTCCCGGGAATGGTTCCCAAATTACATATTAAAAACAAGCAACACTGGTTTGCTCTGAGATTCGTCTTAGAGTTGCCGCCAAAAttgaacataacacgagaaataaaaaatttagagaatttataaaatttaaaatgatatgcaaattcTACGGAATTACCACCTGTTTCCCAATTCAACAAAATGAACACGATTCTGGTTACTACAAATCACCTCATTTGatgactaactatacacatcataggGTCGAAACCCTCCACTTAAACGGACtatcaaaggatttttcacgaagtctaCATTGAATAAATCACTAATTATCAAAACATCATGTTTACACTCTTATAACACCAAAGAAACCACATATAATCACATATCATATACATAATGGCTGCATTTTGTTTACCATCATCCGCCGTTTGTGTGACTAACTACTCTTATCGTGCCCCGAGGTTCGAAGTGGAGACCTTTTGTCCTTCCTTATCGGGTATCCTGGAAATAACCAAACCCCTATCTGCCGCATGTTTAGGTGTGTCAATTTAGTGTCCCTACATTAATTCGACCTAGCCTTTTGAGAATGTGGTAATCaggtaaaatatatcttttactaGCATCAGAAACAATGTGTTTGAGAAAACGTCACTTTCTCGACGAAACGGCTTCGGCCCTCGGCTCAACTGGCCTGCTcttacacaaaagaaaaaaacaagctCCGACTTTCTAGGGTCGCCTGCAATGAATACTGCCTGTCACTCGCTCTCCCAACGGGGCACTAATCTATTTAAAACCAACATTGACGCGTTCACAATGCCTATTCAATGGGTCATTATATTCTCGCGGTAATAGCTGATACATTTATAACCATGCTCAAATCAGCTCAGGCGTTATTGATATTCAATAAATCTCTCAACATTTGTGCCGTTCTATCACTTCATATTTTCTCAACTTTACGGAAGTCCGGAGTTCAAACATCATTCccctcgtaccgggcgagttggccgtgcgcgtagaggcgcgcggctgtgagcttgcatccggcagatagtaggttcgaatcccactatcggcagccctgaagatggttttcgtagtttcccattttcacaccaggcaaatgctggggctgtaccttaattaaggccacggccgcttccttccaattcctaggcctttcctatcccatcgtcgccataagacctatctgtgtcggtgcgacgtaaagccccctagcattCCCCTCGTCGCAGAATTACCACAATTCCGCAAGCTAGCAAGCTAGAGTTTACTATTAACtcagataataaaaataataatgagaacTGTGTACCTGATATGAATTTATGCTACGTTCAATATATCGGCATTAAATATCCgaccaaattaattaattaaaattaaattaaaattccaataaacaataacaaacaaacaaaattttacAGGGTCCTAGCTCGTGTTTGTTGGGTGGGCATTCGCACCTCGGCACGATGAATTCTTCACACACATCTGGATACAGCAAACCTTAACCTACCATGCAGCAAATActactactttacattaaaatCAAGTACTTCGTCTGTCCCACATTTATCTTGGTCACAGGCATTTGGCAAAGATCCTAGCATCATATGATCCTGACTCCTCTTGTATAGCCTTTTCAGATGAAATCGACTTCCTTAACTTGTCAAAATTCACTACTTTCTTCCCCCTTCTTCCTCTGACAGTACTCGTAAAACAAAGATAAAACCATGCACATGCAATGACATAACTGGGGCCAGAAATTCATACTATTCACCTAATTTGTTTCCTCCCCAAAATAGCCtcaagaaattaaaattaaagggaAGCTGTtgaccactctaagcgaactaATTTAATTATTCAGTAATAGAAATCATCCTAACCCTATCATCACATTCTTATTTATTTACAAAGAGGAATATTAATATCATAAAATCATAGCTTTGTACTCAACAGCTTTGGTTCATCGTCCACCGTCCGAGTCCGCGAAGGGACTCGCCTGAAGCTTTTGCTCCATGGCGCCGATGTGTGAGGTCACTGTTACAAGACGTCCCGCGATGATCCTTGTGTAATCCATGGCGTCGGAGTTGTGAACACTGAAAAGATGCTGTTTACACTGATTTCACAAATACTTCTTCTGCACACGTCACAGTCAAATTTCTCTTTTCCTCTAACAAAACGAAAGTTACGTCTTTATTACCCCGATTGAGGACACAGCTAGTCTAACTCAGTCTGGCAAAGACAATACCGAACTCGCGGTTTCGTTACTGGAATAAGTTTATTACTCCAAATTAACGTGATATGTGGTACTTGTATTTATTACAAAGCCCTGTCTCTTGCGCTTGTTTCTGCGCACTTCTAAAAATTACGCCGTTATTCAGCACGATAAATATTATCGGAATTTTTTTATGTGATAAGACACTGATTATTCGTGCTACCCCTATTCACACGTCTGCCTTCACAAAGTTTTAAAAAAATACCACAATCGATGGCCTCTCTGACTCTACTATGGTATATTAATCGAAGAGTAGCATTCTACGTCCGATGCACGGCACATCATAGCTTCACAGTTCTCGGTTCAAAAACACAACGTAACTCACGTACTTTCGTGCCGCGTCACAATCAAACTATAATTCTCATATCGCTCTCACTCAGTTCAGATCTTTACTGATAATTCACATGGAAATAATACTTATCGCACTCCCATTTACTGCACATTTATTATACACAGAGCGGGAAAGTCCAACCACAAACCGA is drawn from Anabrus simplex isolate iqAnaSimp1 chromosome 1, ASM4041472v1, whole genome shotgun sequence and contains these coding sequences:
- the LOC136884166 gene encoding uncharacterized protein, whose protein sequence is MPTTKDELWNQVNAAWRAIPHDAFHALHESKPSRMEQVTSAHGGPRAYLILALIALLTSAYLSVNAGGHGGGGGGGHGGGGGGGHAHSFAYFHGPVEGDAQEVHVSDGHGGGGGGHGGHGGHGGHGGHGGHGGHGGNGGHGGGGGGGGHGYTDYVAHPRYEFAYGVTDHHTGDKHGQKESRDGHHVVGEYTLKEPGGNVRTVKYHADNKGGFIAHVTNSGGNDHSGGTYGGHGHGGGGYGHGGHGGGGGGGHGH